The Papilio machaon chromosome 17, ilPapMach1.1, whole genome shotgun sequence genome segment TAATAGacgtaaaaatttaagaatgaGAAGCAGCTACGACTTGATGACAATAGTCTTTAAATCACAAAAGTCAGTAAAAGTCGATCatcaaatttacaaattactaAAGACGAACTAAACGGAgaaaaaattacgaattttCAAACACAAAAAGACTCATGTAAAGACCAGTTAAGATTTATGTGCATAAATATCAACGAAGTTTGATGAAAACGTCGATAACGAGCcatttgtaaaactttgtGCGACATCAACCGACCCGGATAACTTACTTGATTGTGTCCTGGATGGAAGTGGTATTCTGTGTCCGCCTTTTCTTCGCGATCTTCGAACGTAAGAACGCGAAGAGGAAAACGAGGCACTAGGCATTATTTCTTTTGATGCTTATTTTCACTAAAATTCAGTCTAAACAAAGGAGACACCCGCACCAACACCGTCAGCCATTTTCTGTTTAGAATAGATTGAAGAACCGATACAGGAAATAGAGATATGATCACACAATTGCCACTAAATAGGATTACTTTTTGATTCACGTATATTGCACTAACCACTAATACTAATAATGTTGCAGTTAACTCATAAAaaccattattttaataattataataaaaatccacTCTACCCTAAAAAGCAAAGGGCGACTCACAGAAAAATATGGCGGATTTGAATGAATATGGCGACGACGATCATACCGCCacctattaaaaattattcaaaatgcatgcaaagaaaaaaaaagattgccATCGTTTCGCGTAtcgatttataaaaacaataaagcgttaaaatgttgaaatttttatgtataagtcAATCCCTTAGaattacgtgttttttttaaactacataAACTTTGAGcactaaaagtatttaatatacatgGGTAGTTTTTGTAAAAGAGAAATTAGCAAGACTTGAAACTGAGCGTGGCATTGCTATAATTTCCCCAATATGATtgttaatatcaaaaacaCGTTTTTGGTTTGACTTAAGTTTCATCTAAGTCTTTATAGCAAAATATCTTATATCATAAATACCCTGACcagatatataacaaaattgtcATAAAGGCGCCACAATATCCATTGTATTAAATCTTAGGACTTCCTTATAtggatatttgtaaaaaacatttaatgaataatcAAGTTACACCacgattgtaataaaataatctgatgaataaaattactgtTGCCATTACAAGAAAACCGAGAAACAGAAATCATTTCCTTAGATTTTCTGCAACTTATCGAGATGTTTTATTTGCTTACGAAGGCTAAACTGCTTGCCAACTGTTTGCATtgcactttttttattacttctgGTTTTTAGTGGGCAATAATACTACTGTCTTTACTCGAACCACGAACCAAGAACCAATCACAAGGAAGCGCAATCAATCAATATCGAGAAAACGAAAATCGTGAGAAAACTGACATAATGTCATTTATTCTCATGCTATAAAATCTCATTGTTATCATTTacgttaacattaaaataggaagattgataaaataaattattgtgtttTCCATATAACTGGTGTCATTCCGATACTGCTACTCgaataaaaaatggttttcGATGAAAATGGTTGCGCTTCGTCTATTCTGGCAAgcgtatttttaacaattttatatgttgCTAGTTTATATGTATGGAGGTCGAAGTTAAGCAGGTAAggaggaaaaaaaataagcttatgtttttatgttttttttttaaagtaaatgtatttaatatcaatattttataggGACCATCCCACTACTATCAAAAGACGATTCTTCAGTGTCTCCTGCGTGATGGTCCTTGCGCCTATTGTGACATGGCTGTTCCTCAAAGAGTCAACATTAAATAAAGGCGACATGTACGAACAATTAGGACTGCGTTTGTCTGGACTTCTCTTTGCTTTTGTTACCCCTCTGGCTCTCACTATGATTTTGTTCCTGGGCCCATTGACTATGCAATTCTTATCTGGTGCTTGGAAGATATATATACgtaagtttaaattgtttcgAAAATTGTATTATCACTATTAACTTGtgtatatgttaattttaccATGTATTTCATTGTCTTGgcttttaaacaatattgctGGCGCAAACAGTGTACATACTTGGCAttgcattatatttaatctgtttaactttacttacttaaatttatgcaaataattaatagaaaatctTACCCCAATCTGGTAGGACTGACATTTAATACTttagattataatatttattatgggaaaaatattttgacttgGTTGTCAATAACACCATTTACTGTGTATTTCTGAGATCCCAATacccgtttaaaatatattatctcctttgtcaaagataatgacagggatgacattATGtcttatacagatattttggtatGAGAAACCAACAGTTAGGGTTCTATTCTGAAATATATGGAACCCTTCttgggattttttttagatcCGATCTATTGGTTTGCGAGCTGGCAAGACCTGACCTGGGTGAGGAACCATATAATGGCACCAATCAGTGAGGAGTGGGTGTTTCGGGCCTGCATGATGCCCTTGCTGCTGCAGTGTCTTGAGCCATACACCGCTGTGTTTGTTGGACCTTTGCTATTTGGAATTGGTAAGTTTATATGTGTAACTTGTGTTTAAACTTTGTGGCTGGCGATGTGTTTATACTTTAGAatctatgaattttttttgttgtacaaaattaaatgttttcttcATTTGAAAGAAGAAAGATGAATCTGTTGTGTGGAAATCCTACTTCTCAAAGAAATCTTCTATCACCGATTAGACTTGTTTTTATAGGATATTATTTCTGTAATTTACAGCTCATTTCCACCACATGTTTGAACAAATTAAACTTGGACTTGATCTTCGCTCATCAATTATGATCTCAGGTAAttataatgtgaataaaatgttgaatCTTTACAGTTTCTTTTTGTGGTAATACtgcatttgtttttcaaaataaatgattcaaataatcttacttcttaccaatactataaatatgaatgtttagtTGGATGGAAGTTAGAATGTATATAcagaacagctcaatggatctcgatgaaatttcaCACACATGGGCTATTAAGAAGTTTTTTAATCttgcgcggacaaagtcgcacAAGATAATTTGATTACAAACAATAATTCAGTAACATATTTATGCATGCTAATATGAATCTGACTGATGTGTTAttgattgattaattttgattaacacaaatattatactttCAGCTTTCCAGTTCATGTATACTTCACTCTTTGGTGCATACTCGGCCTACCTATTCCTTCGAACTGGTGAGTTAAACTCAGTACagtttataacttaaatattttaaataaatctcagTGATGAggtaaatgaattattaataaatttttaggtCATTTCGTCGCGCCTCTCGCTGCTCATATATTCTGCAACCACATGGGTTTCCCCAACTTTGGAGATATCCCCTACTACCCTCTCACTCAGCGTCTCCTCATCATCAGCAACATGGTGTTAGGCTTCACTATCTGGTGCAATCTTCTCACACCATTAACCGAGCCTGCATACTATGACAACAAATTGTATTGGCCCTCACGATTCCAATTCCCTAATGATATCTCAttattctaatttagtagTGTTATATGTCTATTATGATGGAGGATTCTCTCATATTATTCATTGATGTTGTGAATTCAATGTGTCCAAGCTATAACATGTAAggttgaattaaatataacatgacTGCAGTAACAGTTTTAGGTCTACTAGTGGCCTGGGTGAGATTTCTACAGCGGTTAGCAAGGAATATGTGTAATTCTCAGAATAGACTCTAAGTAGGACTGGTTATGctaacataaacaatattaatattcaataaatactttttgttgtgaaacatctataggctcacttgtaaaccgaattgttggcgtggcgacgcttgccgtggcgacgggtcgccacgttatactgaggtatacattattttaataatattatcttttatacatattacttgtacacacactatgtttcacatctgccaggcgtcccatgacggctcacattttttttataagagaagggggcaaacgagcaaactaTGTAAGTATTATTATGCTGGTATGAAACTGTGTATAGGACAGTcagtaatattaattcaacCTTATCAATGTTGATAAACCCCGCTATTCCCCAAAACATGGTAGGTACTATTACATTATAtagtatttaatacatatattctAGTAAGATATATCTGTAatgatacaaataattaagtttttttttaatcttttgcaATCTGAATTTTGAATTGGACTATCTCCTAACAAGTTTCTTATGAATGTAATTTTGCTTtaactgattttttaattttttttccatatattatattatatattatataatcaaAACATACTACAAATGAATTGTTTGAAATGtgatgtatatattttttatgcttttttcggtgctaaattatttattttctatttatcttATAAACTATAATGTACTTATTACTAAACTTAGTTACCGTAACATAAGATttttacaatgtgtttttatgtCGTAAAGTTTATGTTGGACATATCGCTTATagctttatttaatgtatttttttaataagtgccataatttaaaaaaaataatacagattATGTAAATGTGTAATACATCTGATATTAAgtgtacattaataaatatgagcgaaaacagaaaaaaaaacaagattgattttttatctttatgttAGAATGGTTAGTTAGAAGGATGAAAAGGGATGGCAAATAGCTTTTGAAAATTTTCCACATAAAGTAAGGAAGAAAAGTTCCAACAAAAGAAGTACATATAAATGTACTTCTATATGTATgccaaagttttttttaaattggaaacatacaaatgttaaagtaaatttttgaaatattggGATGTAgtacatcttatatatataaaagaaagttgtgttagttacaccatttataactcaagaacggctgaatcgatttgactgaaaattggtgggcaggtagcttagaaccaggaataggacataggataatttttaccccgttttcttttttttttttttattctgcgcggacggagtcgcgggaaaaagctagtttaacataaaatgttcGGATGTAttcattctttaaaattagtttggACTATGGGACAGTTTTGTATTCTCCATCAGTCATTTAATGATCACTAAGAGCGACCTTTAGTGTATATTTAGTATCAGATTACACTGAAGGTCAGCTTAAGTGACCATTTTATGAGAGTGCGGTAGTGAGTCACATTTGATATCACTCTAGTAGGAGCACAAATAGTTGTATACATTTTGTTGATACTAATATCCGATCAAATCACTATTCGAATGTCTTGACAAAGGCAGAAGTGTTTTCGGATCTGTTATGTTGGGGTTTTTTTCATAAGATATGACAGGGTTTATGAATGGGTATGTAATCATAGTAGCACACTAGTCAATTCATAAGTTGTTTTTAGTTGATATTTTTCGGTTGTTAATGtgattttatatcattaattgtgagtttttaaagtttgtttgGAGTGTTAacgtaaatgtttaatttcattgcTGAAACATGTATCAGCTTATACGGGTGTTTCCTTTTGGGAAAAAATTCCATTGGGTCGATCGGAACAATGAGAAAGAATGCTCATAATTTCCAACAGAGGGACTCTGAGACTACttcaagttaggggtgacttgGCCATAGTCAACATTGGCCGAAGGAGGGTTACTTGACTTTATATATGTCTTTGAATTTCATCGCCGATATGTGTAGGATACATTTAACATATTGATGTTTgatgtctctattttttttcaagagaaatatttgaaatatatttcgaAGTGTTTCAGCAGTGAAAACTTAAGGTTATGAACGTGTTTCGAAtcgttttgaaaataaattaatattaaataaaataagatatgaATACAACCGTGccatattttaacatttcgaaattaaaatgtaatttacaagTTATTCTTATTAATGCAATTACATAAACGtccattataaaaattcattctataaattttaatactcaGAATACAtacagtattaaaaattattatgatattaaCTGAATGGATTATGTGTTTGCATGTTTCTGGTtgacaagtttaaaaattGGTAAGAATATTCCTGTCTCAGTGACTCTAGTCTTgagtataattttctttacgtTGTCTgcttagtttaatattaattgatatatAATGATATTATTACGTTACGAATgatttaaaatcaacataTGATAGTATGATATAACTGAATGTTCGTCATATTatgacaaattaatatattatttctgaCTGACATACACATGATAAatactttatgttatgttttcaTAATGCTTGATGATTTATGTGTAACAGATAGAGAATTAaaccatttttaaatcaaccttataaattcataatttgcttgataaatataaaaaaatatatcctcAAACTATGGTTGGTATCAATTGGTTTAAAAAGACACAATTTCTCGTCTAATgtggtttgtttattttgcaatattgtAGGTTacgaaattgtaaaatttatatgaaaactttcttacattttttgtttcgtaattaattaattacacataaatagtattttagatgtatctattaaaaaaatgtaaaaaaaaaccttttccTAAAACTATCTTTCAGGGATTGTTGCCAAAGTTTACATTCACGTATTCgtgtattttgttaaaaaaaaaaacggaacagtattaaagtcaataaaaatattctaccttcgaaataatgtaattgatatatttattgatgtattaaggtgaatatacactagagcatttctatgtaatgtaacgttttaacgaatgatatgatacaggtaaaaagcatagtttccaaagcacgtctggttcgtgaaagggtgatacacaacaacatatagagcggctcgttgttttgttacaagtaaatgctctagtctatacccacctttAGATGTTTGCTACTTAGTAGctattaactaattttactatttaacaCGTGTCATGCCGCTACGATTTACTCGTATTTACCTAAACTAGCAAAGCGGTGGCACTGAATGTGTTAATACTGATGACAGTATAAATTctgtataataaagtttactaattaaaaaaaaaattctttatacaacatagtttaaaaatgGATAGTAAATTTTCGAGgaattcaaaaacatttcgtttattatctatatttgaaacaatttttttctaatacaaatttatacagattatatactgttattgtatttatggatgttaattataagaaaCATAAACGGTAACCTAATAAAGTCTtcaaatcaagtttttttttctttaatctatctattatataaaattctcgtgtcacggggttcgaacttgaactcctccgaaacggcttgaccgattcatatgaaattttgtgagcatattcagtaggtctgaaaatcggccaacatctatttttcataaccccccccccccatttttaactgtgcgcggtcggagtcgcgggcgacagctagtaaaatatatatttgtaggtATAACGCGGGGAATTCATCTAAAggtaagtaaaaaatagacaaaatattatacatcAGTGGTGTTGTATAAGTCATTATAGGTAaggaatgttttaaataaaagtcaacatttaaatatatatttactatagtAAAATTGTATCAGAGTGATCAGATGTCAACATCaattgtaataacaaaaaaaaatacataaacatcTCATAAatctaagatatttttatacaaacgcTACTTACATTATCCTTAAAAgagtaaaacttttaattttcaaaaataaaatctatgagAATATAAGATTTACTTCCACTCTTGAGCTTGCAGACAGttattctacaaaaaaaaaactaaacttcTGCCTTCGCACTCTAATGAAATATAGAACCCGATAGCAATAACATGACACCTAAATACGATGTAACAGCGTAATTGAACCCAATTAAATCATGAATAGACTAACGAAAGCAATATAGATACGTCACACGTCGCTTTGCTACTCATGTTACTGTGTAGGGGtacaattatgaaaaatatagcTGTGTAAAAAAAGTTCTCACGACATGAATTTTATACGAGAGTTCAATGCCGCAAGACCTgtgcaaaaacatattatcttttCCATTTACTTTGAGAAAACAGagatatgttatatgttttcAAATTAGTGCTTCGGCGATGAaaacacatttacattttctGAACATACAAAGATGAATGTTTCCTAGTCGGACACTTTTAAAAGTAgtctatataataaaatatcaaaatgagAAAATAAACGTTCAGTCTTTACTCTataccagtgattgtcaaacttatttctttcaccgccccctttgaaaatcaattatatttcagagcgcccctaatttttattcagccctaaaacttaaaaaccacaatttcattgctttaattaatttcaatgccccccattttttgggcctcttatcgcccctttctaggtttcaaacgcctccaagggggcgttatcgcccactttgggaaacactgctcTATACGAAAGCGATAGTAACATaccttttgatattttttttacaataacaatactaattaatattaaatatttatattgttatctcataaaattacatttaatttagaatattgCTACAAAACTACAAACTGACATagttagtgatgcaacggatgtctgtttccgtttccgcaagtgcggaagttccgcgtgcttttcaacatccgtttctgcttctgtttccgcaacttttataacggagataaaacggaactttacgacggctgagagatccaaatgcgcggcgcgagacgggcagtccgtgcacggcctttcggcacttgtcgcatttgtttgtttacgtactttttcgtgaatttaagcgcgtaatattttctgctgctgtttgaaacaatcagtttctcttgctggagtaaactgtctagttgttgtccatataatatttgacaactggcaaaatgtgactatttcatacttacgagttattaaatgtacttttgaataagagataaccatgtaatatgtcatcatcattattatcatcagctcattatacatccccactgaggggctcggagccttccccaaattaggggtgactaggccatagtcaaccacgctggcccagagcgggttgacttcacacatatcattaaattttttctcagatatgtgcaggcagcatcactatgttttccttcaaggtaggaacgtcggataaatgtaaatatctaaatcgaaagaaacattggtacatagcgggattcgaacccaggccctgcagattgaaagtcaagtgcctaataattatatctttttcttatctagatttggtgtttttgatacttaacacattcactgtttacaaaataaaaaaaggtaacagctgggagccaaaactttttatggtaaatttttatttagtatatctgggagtgtttgaacatatagataaattaatgttttttgtatttgagcgtagggatcatcattttgagcgctagggatcatcattttgagcgctagggatggcaatggtttagttcactaatatgtagatatttgttccacgattGCATTTCTGtttactaatatgttacaagattttgtgtgtttgcctccgtacgaacgtggtactaatcactacaacactgtaagaattaaactaatactctttttcgttagttgactatattgccagagtggccacacaaagcaacatggactcgcttcaaacgccggcggcttactggctactacaaagtgaacgggcccctcgctcgatccgagggggaggcgccgctactaatagctctgcccactcggatccgagtggtcagcagtgaatgtattaataaataaatatatttgtcgtttatcaacacgagtggtttggcgaacattaatttgtaaatagtgtaattttgtttaattatatataatgaaaataaattaaaaaaaaacgtattttaacttattgcagcacagtaaaaatacatatattgaaggctaaaggacaccgatatccaatgtcttaataaattaaaaacgaatacaaactgttcttaccaaaaaaaaattttgtaaatatgttttttttttattatttacacttctgtttccgcttccgtttccgtttccgtttctgctaaaatttatttttgacatctgtttccgtttctggttccggtaagacacttccgttgcatcactagacATAGTATATAATCTAATtgtcattataaaaaatattttttacgaataaaaaggaaatgatttgaaaaacatttaatattcgattttttttttaaatacgtacATAAGTAATACGGTGAAAAGTCCCGCCGTACATGTTATTTAACAAGCTATTGACTACTTGTGCGCAATAACATTACACATTAATAATGACGTCATATTGCTTCGTCAAGCGATGTACGGTAAACTTAGTCGCATCCTGGTCATACAGTACAAGGTACAATATCAATttcaaacttataaataaacaaaatgaacaaaatgtGTGCTGAAACATAAAGTAGAAGTGAAACTTCAAAGGAATAGTGGAAAAACGAATGGCAACGGACAAGTGGCAAAACGAATCATAATAAATGAACGTTATTAGAAAGTCAAAACATTAGATTTTTAGTTTGatcaaacatataaaaaaagtttcagtTTATTTCAGTAACACGACCATGCGAGCGAACTTGAGTGTAAACctagtaaataaatctattttattgtttgtactGAATAcagttgtatatatatatttttttcttggaatcaatttttcaaatgtataTTGTCATTGCGCACgtgtagtaaaaatataaataatacagttaCCTTTTAAAAGTGTAACCTAAATAATTATCACAAAATGAGACGTTAATAACATCAAAGttaatatcataatattttaaagtagatGAATTAcctcaaaatgtaatttactaactagttttaaaatcaattcatCACATTaccaagttaatttaaataatttaacatacaatACTTCATTTGTAAATTCGATTTTAGATGCAGCAGTCATTCAAATATAAACGCAAGTCAAGACATTATTTATACTCATTTCATACTACAGTAGGCTTCGTTAGCacttctaatttttttaatgccatttA includes the following:
- the LOC106721661 gene encoding CAAX prenyl protease 2; amino-acid sequence: MVFDENGCASSILASVFLTILYVASLYVWRSKLSRDHPTTIKRRFFSVSCVMVLAPIVTWLFLKESTLNKGDMYEQLGLRLSGLLFAFVTPLALTMILFLGPLTMQFLSGAWKIYIHPIYWFASWQDLTWVRNHIMAPISEEWVFRACMMPLLLQCLEPYTAVFVGPLLFGIAHFHHMFEQIKLGLDLRSSIMISAFQFMYTSLFGAYSAYLFLRTGHFVAPLAAHIFCNHMGFPNFGDIPYYPLTQRLLIISNMVLGFTIWCNLLTPLTEPAYYDNKLYWPSRFQFPNDISLF